A single window of Mycolicibacterium aurum DNA harbors:
- a CDS encoding PfaD family polyunsaturated fatty acid/polyketide biosynthesis protein has protein sequence MRVAQTESHHANGASTVLLDRSDVSEVSEALAAIRRPVAVVRSAHGPKPVLLDPAGQLTPEILGQNLLAILPAIYPEWLGDRSFTATHRVRFPYVIGEMARGIATPQMTVEGVRAGGMAFFGSAGLDLAAIEAGVREIQSALGRDVGGWGANLIHNVQSDGVELATVDLFHRLGVRYVSASAFMQLTPAVVLYAVKGLRRGTDGRIMRAGRIFAKVSRDEVARQFLSPAPEPMLRALVAEGRITADEAALARGIPIAEDITAEADSGGHTDNRALTVLLPRLIDLRDDIAADYGYDVLPRVGAAGGLGTPAAVAAAFAAGAAYVLTGSVNQSALESGLSADARGLLAAAQSTDVAMAPAADMFEMGVTVQVLKRGTMFAQRAQRLGDFYRRHASLDDAPTDALKNLETAVLGLGVDQIWAETESFFATRDPQQIERARSDPKHRMALVFRWYLFNGAQWAREGNTARRADYQIWCGPAMGAFNEWVRGSFLEPVGARTVRQIALNLLEGAATVTRAGQLRTAGVAMPASAFDFRPRPLG, from the coding sequence GTGCGTGTAGCGCAGACTGAGTCTCATCATGCGAACGGCGCCTCGACGGTATTGCTCGATCGTTCGGATGTCTCGGAAGTCTCGGAGGCACTCGCAGCGATCCGCAGGCCGGTGGCTGTCGTCAGGTCGGCTCATGGGCCGAAGCCGGTCCTTCTGGACCCCGCAGGGCAGCTGACACCCGAGATCCTGGGTCAGAATCTGCTCGCAATCCTGCCGGCGATCTACCCCGAATGGTTGGGCGACCGCAGCTTCACCGCGACCCACCGGGTGAGGTTCCCGTACGTGATCGGCGAGATGGCGCGGGGCATAGCGACGCCGCAGATGACGGTCGAAGGCGTGCGCGCCGGCGGGATGGCGTTCTTCGGCAGCGCCGGACTCGATCTGGCAGCTATCGAAGCGGGCGTGCGGGAGATCCAGAGCGCGCTCGGACGAGACGTCGGAGGCTGGGGCGCCAACCTGATCCACAACGTCCAGAGCGACGGCGTCGAACTGGCGACGGTCGACCTCTTCCACCGTCTCGGGGTCCGGTACGTCTCCGCGTCAGCGTTCATGCAGCTAACTCCGGCGGTCGTGCTCTACGCCGTGAAGGGACTGCGGCGCGGCACCGACGGACGGATCATGCGGGCCGGGCGCATCTTCGCCAAAGTCTCGCGTGACGAGGTTGCGCGACAGTTCCTCTCGCCCGCCCCCGAGCCGATGTTGCGCGCCCTGGTTGCCGAAGGCCGCATCACCGCGGACGAGGCCGCCCTGGCCCGTGGCATCCCGATCGCGGAGGACATCACCGCCGAGGCCGACTCGGGCGGCCATACCGACAATCGCGCGCTGACCGTGTTGCTTCCGCGCCTGATCGACCTGCGCGACGACATCGCCGCCGACTACGGATACGACGTCCTGCCGAGGGTGGGTGCGGCCGGAGGGCTCGGAACGCCCGCCGCCGTGGCCGCTGCGTTCGCAGCGGGCGCTGCCTACGTGCTGACCGGCTCGGTCAATCAGTCGGCTTTGGAAAGCGGCCTGTCGGCAGATGCGCGCGGCCTGCTCGCTGCAGCCCAATCCACCGATGTCGCGATGGCGCCGGCCGCCGACATGTTCGAGATGGGGGTGACGGTGCAGGTGCTCAAGCGCGGCACCATGTTCGCCCAACGCGCGCAACGCCTGGGTGACTTCTACCGACGCCACGCTTCGCTCGACGATGCTCCCACGGACGCGCTGAAGAACCTGGAGACGGCAGTGCTCGGACTCGGCGTCGACCAGATTTGGGCCGAGACCGAGTCGTTCTTCGCAACCCGAGACCCCCAGCAGATCGAACGTGCACGGTCTGATCCCAAGCACCGCATGGCGTTGGTGTTCCGCTGGTATCTGTTCAACGGCGCGCAATGGGCACGTGAAGGCAACACCGCCCGGCGTGCCGACTACCAGATCTGGTGCGGTCCCGCGATGGGCGCCTTCAACGAATGGGTGCGGGGCAGCTTCCTCGAACCGGTGGGGGCGCGCACCGTTCGCCAGATCGCGCTCAACCTCCTCGAGGGAGCTGCCACCGTCACGCGCGCCGGCCAGCTACGAACAGCCGGTGTGGCAATGCCCGCCTCCGCCTTCGATTTTCGTCCCCGTCCCCTCGGATAA
- a CDS encoding hemophore-related protein, whose product MTSTQWLRRVLVTAGLTAACLAATVGAASADPLSDALATTPCSYAQVTAAMNAQTPELAAQLNLRPDMQANLQSFLALPVDQRRQRISQEQAANPQLQQILTAMIGPQVSQVASSCMSY is encoded by the coding sequence ATGACGTCGACACAGTGGTTGCGGCGAGTCCTCGTGACCGCCGGCCTGACGGCGGCGTGCCTTGCCGCAACGGTGGGAGCCGCATCGGCCGATCCGCTCTCCGACGCGTTGGCCACCACACCCTGCAGCTACGCGCAGGTGACCGCGGCGATGAATGCCCAGACGCCGGAGTTGGCGGCTCAACTGAACCTCCGGCCGGATATGCAGGCGAACCTGCAGTCATTCCTGGCGCTCCCGGTGGACCAGCGACGGCAACGGATTTCGCAGGAGCAGGCGGCCAACCCGCAGCTCCAGCAGATCCTCACCGCCATGATCGGCCCGCAGGTGTCGCAGGTCGCCAGTTCCTGCATGAGCTACTGA
- the rfbA gene encoding glucose-1-phosphate thymidylyltransferase RfbA, with translation MKGIILAGGSGSRLHPITFGVSKQLIPVYDKPMVYYPLSTLMLAGIRDILVITTPHDAPSFERLLGDGSRFGVSIRFAQQASPDGLAQAFTIGSDFIGADNVALVLGDNLLYGPGLGTQLKYFADVDGGTIFAYWVAEPSAYGVVEFDSGGVAVSLEEKPKRPKSNYAVPGLYFYDNDVVSIARDLAPSARGEYEITDINRAYLEQGRLRVQVLPRGTAWLDTGTFDQMTDAADFVRTMERRTGLKIGVPEEIAWRQGFLTDDELFDLATGLVKSGYGTYLLDLLDRGR, from the coding sequence GTGAAGGGAATCATCTTGGCGGGCGGCTCCGGCTCGCGCCTGCATCCGATCACGTTCGGGGTCTCCAAACAGCTGATCCCCGTCTACGACAAGCCCATGGTGTACTACCCGCTGTCGACCCTGATGCTGGCCGGCATCCGGGACATCCTGGTGATCACGACACCGCACGACGCACCCAGTTTCGAGCGACTGCTCGGTGACGGGTCGCGGTTCGGAGTGTCGATCAGGTTCGCGCAGCAGGCCTCACCGGATGGGCTGGCACAGGCCTTCACGATCGGCTCGGACTTCATCGGCGCCGACAACGTCGCGCTCGTACTCGGCGACAATCTGTTGTACGGACCGGGATTGGGCACCCAGCTCAAATATTTCGCCGACGTCGACGGCGGCACCATCTTCGCGTACTGGGTGGCCGAACCGTCGGCGTACGGTGTGGTGGAGTTCGACTCCGGCGGCGTCGCGGTATCTCTGGAGGAGAAGCCGAAGCGACCGAAGAGCAACTACGCGGTGCCGGGGCTGTACTTCTACGACAACGACGTCGTGTCGATCGCACGCGACCTCGCCCCGAGCGCTCGCGGTGAGTACGAGATCACCGACATCAACCGCGCCTATCTGGAGCAGGGTCGACTGCGGGTGCAGGTGCTGCCCCGCGGAACGGCATGGCTGGACACCGGCACCTTCGACCAGATGACCGACGCCGCAGACTTCGTACGCACGATGGAACGGCGGACCGGCTTGAAGATCGGCGTTCCCGAGGAAATTGCCTGGCGGCAGGGCTTTCTCACCGACGACGAGCTGTTCGATCTGGCGACCGGCCTGGTGAAGTCGGGTTACGGAACATATCTGCTCGACCTGCTCGACAGGGGTCGCTAG
- the rfbB gene encoding dTDP-glucose 4,6-dehydratase, with amino-acid sequence MARLLVTGGAGFIGSNFVHHVITHTDHHVTVLDKLTYAGNRASLTGLPDTRLTFLRGDVADAELVDQLVGNADAVVHYAAESHNDNSLDHPDPFLHSNVIGTFTLLEAVRRHGKRFHHVSTDEVYGDLALDDPGRFTESSPYNPSSPYSSTKAGSDMLVRAWTRSFGVAATISNCSNNYGPYQHVEKFIPRQITNILCGIRPRLYGEGRNVRDWIHADDHSSAVLLILERGRIGETYLIGANGEKDNRTVIELILTMMGQDADAYDRVPDRAGHDLRYAIDPTKLRDELGWQPRYRDFAHGLAATIDWYRHHETWWSPTKDATEAFYARLGQ; translated from the coding sequence GTGGCACGGCTTCTCGTCACCGGGGGTGCCGGCTTCATCGGGTCCAATTTCGTTCACCACGTCATCACCCACACCGACCATCACGTGACTGTGCTGGACAAACTCACCTACGCGGGCAACCGGGCATCGCTGACCGGCCTGCCCGACACGAGGCTGACCTTTCTGCGCGGTGACGTCGCCGACGCTGAACTGGTGGACCAACTGGTCGGCAACGCTGACGCGGTCGTGCACTACGCCGCGGAGTCCCACAACGACAATTCGCTGGACCACCCCGACCCGTTCCTGCACTCGAACGTGATCGGCACGTTCACGCTGCTGGAAGCGGTCCGCAGACATGGCAAGAGATTTCATCACGTGTCTACCGACGAGGTCTACGGCGACCTGGCGCTGGACGACCCCGGCAGGTTCACCGAATCCAGTCCGTACAACCCGTCGTCGCCTTACTCCTCGACGAAAGCCGGCAGCGACATGCTGGTGCGGGCATGGACCCGCTCGTTCGGGGTCGCCGCCACAATCTCCAACTGCTCCAACAACTATGGGCCGTACCAGCACGTCGAGAAGTTCATCCCACGCCAGATCACCAACATCCTGTGCGGCATCCGACCCCGGTTGTACGGCGAGGGCCGCAATGTTCGCGACTGGATCCACGCCGACGACCACTCGTCGGCGGTGCTGCTGATCCTGGAACGAGGCCGCATCGGAGAGACCTACCTGATCGGCGCGAACGGTGAGAAGGACAACAGGACCGTCATCGAGTTGATCCTCACCATGATGGGTCAGGATGCTGACGCCTATGACCGCGTCCCCGACCGTGCCGGTCACGACCTGCGATACGCCATCGACCCGACGAAGCTCCGCGATGAACTCGGATGGCAGCCCAGGTACCGCGATTTCGCACACGGCCTCGCGGCCACCATCGACTGGTATCGCCACCACGAGACGTGGTGGTCCCCCACCAAGGACGCCACCGAGGCGTTCTATGCCCGCCTCGGGCAATGA
- a CDS encoding sugar nucleotide-binding protein has translation MTEHGKAALRAVSTPIPGLTLWQMPVHGDNRGWFKENWQRATMVAAGLPDFGPVQHNISFNDTAGTTRGIHAEPWDKYISVGFGRIFGAWVDLRSGPTFGTVFTAELDPSRAVFVPRGVGNAFQTLEPRTVYTYLVNDHYSPDARYPSVHPGDETLAINWPIPLERAELSAKDLAQGSLAEVTPVAPRKTLVLGAGGQLGRALRGAYADAQHVEYADRADLDLTGEDLESARRWRDYDTIINAAAYTAVDAAETAEGRVAAWAANVTGVAALARVASAHGITLVHVSSDYVFDGTATRPYREDDPMAPLGVYGQTKAAGDQIVSTVPRHYIVRTSWVIGDGRNFVQTMLSLADNGVDPSVVDDQFGRLTFTPELARAIRHLTESAAPYGTYNVTGSGPICSWADIARRTFALAGHDPGRVTGVSTAAYFAANAAGSTAPRPMRSALDLAKLEATGFHPADAEDSLTSYVRADTRVTLGALSP, from the coding sequence ATGACCGAACACGGTAAGGCCGCCTTGCGTGCCGTCAGCACACCGATTCCCGGACTGACGCTGTGGCAGATGCCTGTCCACGGCGACAACCGCGGATGGTTCAAGGAGAACTGGCAGCGCGCCACGATGGTCGCCGCCGGGTTGCCGGATTTCGGTCCGGTACAACACAACATCTCGTTCAACGACACCGCAGGTACCACCCGGGGAATCCACGCCGAGCCGTGGGACAAGTACATCTCGGTGGGGTTCGGACGGATCTTCGGCGCCTGGGTGGACCTGCGCTCCGGCCCCACCTTCGGCACAGTCTTCACCGCAGAACTGGACCCGTCGCGGGCGGTGTTCGTGCCGCGCGGCGTCGGCAACGCATTCCAGACCCTGGAGCCGCGGACCGTCTACACCTACCTCGTCAACGACCACTACTCCCCTGACGCCCGCTACCCTTCGGTGCATCCGGGCGATGAAACCCTGGCCATCAACTGGCCGATTCCGCTGGAGCGCGCCGAACTGTCGGCCAAGGACCTGGCTCAGGGAAGTCTGGCCGAGGTCACCCCCGTAGCACCCCGGAAGACGTTGGTACTGGGCGCCGGTGGGCAACTGGGCCGCGCGCTGCGCGGCGCCTACGCCGATGCACAGCACGTCGAGTACGCGGACCGGGCCGACCTCGATCTCACCGGTGAGGACCTGGAATCGGCCCGCCGTTGGCGCGACTACGACACCATCATCAACGCCGCCGCCTATACCGCGGTCGACGCCGCGGAGACCGCCGAAGGGCGCGTTGCGGCCTGGGCGGCCAACGTCACCGGTGTCGCGGCGCTGGCGCGGGTCGCCTCCGCTCACGGCATCACGCTCGTCCATGTCTCGAGCGACTACGTCTTCGACGGGACTGCGACGCGTCCGTACCGCGAAGACGACCCGATGGCCCCACTCGGCGTCTACGGGCAGACGAAGGCCGCGGGCGACCAGATCGTGTCCACCGTCCCCCGGCACTACATCGTGCGCACGTCGTGGGTGATCGGTGACGGTCGCAACTTCGTGCAGACCATGTTGTCGTTGGCAGACAACGGCGTTGACCCGTCGGTGGTCGACGACCAATTCGGTCGCCTGACGTTCACCCCGGAACTCGCCCGGGCGATTCGGCACCTCACCGAGTCCGCGGCACCATACGGGACCTACAACGTCACCGGGTCAGGCCCGATCTGTTCGTGGGCCGACATCGCGCGACGCACATTCGCCCTCGCCGGACACGATCCCGGTCGGGTAACAGGCGTGTCGACCGCGGCGTACTTCGCTGCGAACGCTGCGGGTTCGACCGCGCCTCGCCCGATGCGCAGCGCGCTGGACCTCGCCAAGCTCGAGGCCACCGGCTTCCACCCCGCGGATGCCGAGGACAGCCTCACCAGCTACGTCCGGGCCGATACCCGCGTCACCCTCGGCGCCTTGTCGCCGTAA
- a CDS encoding L,D-transpeptidase, which translates to MLRPRLQQTRFTRGITRRTSSVIWCAALLAGLSLVGPVPSSLAGSTAATTVAGVSPGSGQTVGVAHPVTVTFTEPVGDRTAAERSVSVTAAGAPTPVAGSFAWLDDDLLQWTPAEFLPAHTPITVSVGGFATSFQTGASVVSVADLSDYSFTVSIDGVVAREMPASMGKAKFPTPIGQFTALEKQRNVTFDSRTIGIPLDDPEGYLIKGEYAVRVTWGGVYVHSAPWSVGSQGYANVSHGCINLSPDNAAWYFDTVGIGDPIIVQA; encoded by the coding sequence GTGCTGAGACCCCGTCTGCAGCAAACGCGTTTCACCCGCGGGATCACCCGTCGCACGTCGTCGGTGATCTGGTGCGCCGCGCTGCTCGCCGGCCTGTCCCTGGTCGGCCCCGTCCCGTCCAGCCTGGCCGGCTCCACAGCAGCGACGACTGTCGCGGGGGTGTCGCCTGGGTCCGGGCAGACCGTCGGAGTCGCCCACCCGGTGACCGTCACGTTCACTGAGCCGGTCGGGGACAGAACCGCGGCCGAGCGCTCCGTCTCCGTGACGGCTGCCGGCGCCCCGACGCCGGTGGCGGGCTCATTCGCCTGGCTCGACGATGACCTGCTGCAGTGGACCCCGGCGGAGTTCCTGCCGGCCCACACGCCGATCACCGTGTCGGTGGGCGGCTTCGCCACCAGCTTCCAGACAGGTGCGTCCGTCGTCAGCGTCGCCGATCTCAGTGACTACTCGTTCACCGTCAGCATCGACGGCGTCGTGGCCCGCGAGATGCCCGCCTCCATGGGTAAGGCCAAGTTCCCCACGCCCATCGGGCAGTTCACCGCGCTGGAGAAGCAACGCAACGTCACCTTCGATTCGCGCACCATCGGCATCCCCCTCGACGACCCGGAGGGTTATCTCATCAAGGGGGAGTACGCCGTCCGGGTGACATGGGGCGGTGTCTACGTGCACTCTGCGCCGTGGTCGGTGGGCTCTCAGGGATACGCCAACGTCAGCCACGGCTGTATCAACCTCAGCCCGGACAACGCGGCGTGGTATTTCGACACCGTCGGGATCGGCGACCCGATCATCGTCCAGGCCTAG